In the Acanthopagrus latus isolate v.2019 chromosome 23, fAcaLat1.1, whole genome shotgun sequence genome, one interval contains:
- the LOC119013659 gene encoding trafficking protein particle complex subunit 5-like isoform X2: MDTRFTRGKSNILERPLTRPKTEVSVSAFALLFSEMVQYCQSRVYSVSELQTRLADMGQSVGASMLDVLVLREKNGKRETKLLNMLLFIKVNVWKSLFGKEADKLEQANDDDKTYYIIEKEPLINAYISVPKENSSLNCAAFTAGIVEAILTHSGFPAKVTAHWHKGTTLMIKFNDSVIARDKALDGR; this comes from the exons ATGGACACCCGTTTTACTCGAGGGAAATCTAACATCTTGGAGCGACCCCTGACCCGACCAAAGACCGAAGTCAGCGTGAGTGCTTTTGCCCTCCTGTTCTCAGAGATGGTGCAGTACTGTCAGAGCCGCGTGTACTCCGTGTCCGAGCTGCAGACACGCCTGGCGGACATGGGCCAGAGCGTCGGAGCCAGCATGCTGGACGTGCTGGTGCTGAGGGAGAAGAACGGGAAGAGGGAGACCAAACTGCTCAACATGCTGCTCTTCATCAAG gtCAACGTGTGGAAGTCTTTGTTTGGGAAGGAAGCAGACAAGCTGGAGCAGGCCAACGATGACGACAAGACGTATTACATCATAGAAAAGGAGCCACTTATCAATGCGTACATCTCCGTGCCCAAGGAGAACAGCAGCTTGAACTGCGCTGCCTTCACCGCAGGCATCGTGGAGGCCATCCTCACACACAGCGGCTTCCCCGCCAAGGTCACCGCCCACTGGCACAAAGGCACCACGCTAATGATAAAGTTCAATGATTCAGTCATTGCCAGAGACAAGGCTTTGGATGGCAGATAA
- the LOC119013659 gene encoding trafficking protein particle complex subunit 5-like isoform X1, producing MEKMDTRFTRGKSNILERPLTRPKTEVSVSAFALLFSEMVQYCQSRVYSVSELQTRLADMGQSVGASMLDVLVLREKNGKRETKLLNMLLFIKVNVWKSLFGKEADKLEQANDDDKTYYIIEKEPLINAYISVPKENSSLNCAAFTAGIVEAILTHSGFPAKVTAHWHKGTTLMIKFNDSVIARDKALDGR from the exons ATGGAG AAAATGGACACCCGTTTTACTCGAGGGAAATCTAACATCTTGGAGCGACCCCTGACCCGACCAAAGACCGAAGTCAGCGTGAGTGCTTTTGCCCTCCTGTTCTCAGAGATGGTGCAGTACTGTCAGAGCCGCGTGTACTCCGTGTCCGAGCTGCAGACACGCCTGGCGGACATGGGCCAGAGCGTCGGAGCCAGCATGCTGGACGTGCTGGTGCTGAGGGAGAAGAACGGGAAGAGGGAGACCAAACTGCTCAACATGCTGCTCTTCATCAAG gtCAACGTGTGGAAGTCTTTGTTTGGGAAGGAAGCAGACAAGCTGGAGCAGGCCAACGATGACGACAAGACGTATTACATCATAGAAAAGGAGCCACTTATCAATGCGTACATCTCCGTGCCCAAGGAGAACAGCAGCTTGAACTGCGCTGCCTTCACCGCAGGCATCGTGGAGGCCATCCTCACACACAGCGGCTTCCCCGCCAAGGTCACCGCCCACTGGCACAAAGGCACCACGCTAATGATAAAGTTCAATGATTCAGTCATTGCCAGAGACAAGGCTTTGGATGGCAGATAA
- the pglyrp6 gene encoding peptidoglycan recognition protein 6, with amino-acid sequence MEFRMDKGCWKHTLTLLVVLVGACAEASLSWHMDDFIKAVKQVEDGDPGSEPVAVLKRLRRAAGLNDAFIQHFLSDADSGGPGMDAGLSAYIRKAVQHTVTEDAREEGVVLTSDGTTVALAPLLLGIEAGLLSRPERRGVRGLYQLTLTKDLALPSSPSSPLTKFLGPDGCWDNVTSPQVFTLLDSPSLLTSAQLNGGMDGVVLGMDARSRRPLKLSSLLMEYYCHQLDSRGLDAAPRLISRRRRENFRGLVSPPVLTRQVVKSAELQRRLTGRSKMDVKQRKELVAVVKEGMKEFVHKYIDCPPIIPRCMWGAKPYRGTPTNLSLPLSFLYIHHTVTPSQPCLTHEQCSADMRSMQRFHQEDRGWDDIGYSFVAGSDGYIYEGRGWRWQGAHTLGHNSIGYGVSFIGNYMASLPSQHSMGLVRDQLASCAVGGGRLIANYKVQGHRQVVNTLCPGDAFYNEIKGWDHFWTGDPV; translated from the exons ATGGAGTTCAGGATGGATAAAGGCTGCTGGAAACACACCCTGACCCTGCTGGTGGTCTTGGTCGGCGCGTGTGCAGAAG CATCATTGTCCTGGCACATGGATGACTTCATCAAGGCGGTGAAGCAGGTGGAAGACGGGGACCCTGGGTCAGAGCCAGTGGCTGTGCTGAAGAGGCTGCGCAGGGCAGCTGGCCTTAATGATGCATTCATTCAGCACTTCCTCAGTGATGCTGACTCCGGGGGTCCTGGAATGGATGCTGGCCTCTCAGCTTACATTAGAAAGGCTGTGCAGCACACGGTGACTGAAGATGCCCGAGAGGAAGGCGTGGTCCTGACGTCTGACGGCACCACTGTTGCCCTGGCACCGCTCCTCCTGGGCATCGAGGCTGGACTCCTCTCCAGGCCTGAGAGGCGTGGTGTTCGGGGTCTGTACCAGCTCACTCTCACCAAAGACCTGGCCCTTCCTTCCAGTcccagctctcctctcacaaAGTTTCTAGGACCTGACGGCTGCTGGGACAACGTGACCTCTCCTCAGGTCTTCACCCTATTGGACAGCCCCTCTCTGCTCACCAGTGCTCAGCTGAACGGAGGCATGGACGGCGTGGTTCTCGGGATGGATGCCAGATCCAGACGTCCCCTCAAGCTGAGCAGTCTGCTGATGGAGTACTACTGCCACCAGCTGGACAGCAGAGGGCTGGACGCCGCCCCGCGCCTCATCAGCCGACGCCGCAGGGAGAACTTCAGAGGGCTGGTGAGCCCTCCAGTGCTGACCAGGCAGGTGGTGAAAtcagctgagctgcagcggaGGCTGACGGGCCGCTCAAAGATGGACGTGAAGCAGAGGAAGGAGCTGGTGGCTGTGGTGAAAGAGGGAATGAAAGAGTTTGTCCATAAGTACATAG ACTGTCCGCCCATCATCCCTCGCTGTATGTGGGGTGCAAAGCCGTACAGAGGGACCCCCACCaacctttccctccctctctccttcttgtACATCCACCACACTGTCACGCCGAGCCAGCCCTGTCTGACCCACGAGCAGTGCTCTGCAGACATGCGCTCCATGCAGCGCTTCCACCAGGAAGACAGAGGCTGGGACGACATAGGATACAG CTTCGTCGCAGGCTCTGACGGGTACATCTACGAGGGCCGAGGTTGGCGATGGCAGGGAGCCCACACCCTCGGACACAACTCCATAGGCTACGGTGTCTCCTTCATTGGAAACTACATGGCCAGTCTGCCCTCCCAGCATTCCATGGGGCTGGTGAGGGATCAGCTGGCATCCTGCGCTGTCGGCGGAGGGCGACTGATTGCCAACTACAAGGTGCAGGGGCACAGACAGGTGGTGAACACTCTCTGTCCTGGAGATGCTTTCTATAATGAGATCAAAGGCTGGGATCACTTCTGGACAG GAGATCCAGTATAG